The sequence below is a genomic window from Coleofasciculus sp. FACHB-T130.
CAATCTCTACTCGACTTGAGACTAACATGCTCAGGCTCAATTAATTAGTTTTTTTTGATGTAGCTCTATCAGCCCCTATGCCACTACCTATAGCGTACCTGCGTAAGTCCTGAACTGTTGCAGCAAGCCGCACAAGACCAACACATCGAGCTGAAGTATCTGGATGAGTCGGGCTTTTGCCTATGGAGTCCAGTGGGCTACAGCTACAGTCGCATCGGGGAACAGAAATGCCTGGAGCAGACCCAGCAACGCTACGGAAGTCGAATTAGCATTTTGGGTCTTTGGCAACCGGATGAACGCTTCGAGTATGCGCTAGTGCAAGGAGGCTTTAAGAGTGCAAGCTACATTAGTGTGATCGATTGGGTCGCTGCAACAGCGAATGAAACCCTCAAACGAACGGGACGGCTTACCGTTATCGTTCAAGACAATGGACCGATTCACACTAGTAAACTGGTACGTGAGCAGTGGGCACGGTGGCAAGAGCAAGGATTATTCATTTTCTTCTTGCCTGCCTATTGCTCCCAGATGAACCCCATCGAAGGACAGTGGCATCAACTCAAAGCCCATGAAATTTCAGGACGAATGTTCGACAATGAATATGATTTAGCCCTTGCTGTAATGGACGGCATGCAATCACGGAGTGAACAAGGGGGGGTAGTCATGAATAGTAATGGTAGGCTGGTACTCAAGAGACATCAACCATTACAAACGGCGCAATGAACTGTCCCAAGTGCCAATTAGCTCAAATCATCAAATACGGACGTACCCATTACGGCAAACCGCGATTCCGTTGCCAGGAGTGTGGGCGACAGTTCGTCGAGAATGCAACCCGACAACCGATTGATGAGGCAACTCGTCAATTGATTGATAAGTTGTTGCTCGAACGCCTTGCACTTGCCGCAATTGCACGGGTAACGGGTGTTTCTGAGCGTTGGCTGCAAATGTACGTCAATCAGAAGTTTTATCAAACTCCAAAAACTGTCGAAGTCACCCAAAAAAACCGGGTCGGCTGATAATTCAGTTGGACGAGATGTGGTCGTTTGTTGGCGCTAAAACGAATAAACAATGGATCTGGCTGGCCATTGATGCTGGTAGCCGTGAGATTGTTGGCGTATTCGTTGGAGATCGTTCTCGGCAAGGCGCAAAGGGGCTTTGGCAATCCTTACCAGCTGTTTACCGCCAGTGCGCGATTTGCTACACCGATTTTTGGGAGGCGTATGAGCAGGTACTACGCCCGAAAGCGGCATCGCGCAGTCGGCAAAGAAACGGGAAAAACTAGCTATATCGAACGGTTCAACAACACCTTACGGCAACGAGTGGGGCGCTTAGTTCGTAAAACCTTATCTTTCTCCAAGAAGTTGAGTAATCACATTGGTGCGATTTGGTATTTTGTGCATCATTACAACGCCTCCCTTCGCTCTTAACCATTACTATTCACCACTACCCAAGGGGGATATACGTTAGAGCGTTTTAGGTTTAAATCATCCTAGCTACTTACGTTAGAGCGTTTTAGGTTTAAATCATCCTAGCTACTTAACTCAGCATAATCTGTAAGCGTGCAACGGATGCTTTTTCCATCAATTGCTAGTCTTTCCCCAGAATTTGGCGGTACAAAAATTACGGCCCAGGTGTTAAATAGGTTCGTTAATGGATGAAAATCGAGTGTTTTGAGAACACGTCGGAATGTTGAGTAGGAAGGAAACTTGATTGTGTCTTCAAGGCTGAACAGTTGTATCAACCTTTGTCTGTGTACAACGGTAAAATCTTCAAGTGGTCGGTAGCCCCAATACCCACTCATAGCTCCCAGTAACATCAGTAGCAGTACCAACCACAATTCATGTCTGCGTCCGCGAATGTGTCGATAGTCTGGGATTTTTTGCAAGTCCTCGATCAGATTCATCTTGTTTTCAACCGTAGATGTTTAGATACTCTTAATAAGTATTCTGATTTTTCTACCGCTGTATGAAACCACCCTGCTCTAGGTAAGCTCCAGAGGGGAGCTGGAGCCGCTTGCAAAGCGCGGCGAATAACTGACTTTTATTTAATCCAGAGCTAGCAATGGCATGATTCTAGATAGATCGGGAGAAACCCGTTGACTCAGATGGAGTTGATTCACTACCCTGTGGAAGGAGTCACCCTGCTGCAAGCGATCGCGCATCTCCTCGACTTCACCCCAGGTTAAATCGCTCTCGACATAGGCTTTAGCCACTGCGATGACTAAGTCTGCGTAGTGATTCCCCTCTGCTTCGGTCATCATATTGTGCTGAATATTCAGAGTTTGGTCAAAACGGTGATACCAGCACTTGGGTTGTTGGGGGAGTAAGGCTTTAAACAGAGCTTTATGTTCTTCGTCGCCGACTGCGCGATCGCTTTCACTCGACACAATCAACATGGGCGCAGCGTAACTCGTTTCTGCCCGCTCAAAGATATCTTTTCCCATGTCTAAAAACAGTCGCAAGGATGGCATCAGAAAGCCGTCATAGCCAAAATGTGCGACTCCTGGTGCAGTTTTCCACTCAAAGTAAATATTAAATACCCGCACAAACAAATCGACTACTTTATGGCTACCACTCAAATAAGGGGCAAACAGCAAAGCCCGATAAATTTGTACGGCGCGTTCTAAGGATAGCCAAGCTGCTAAAGTGCTGCCACCAGAAAGCCCTCCCACTACTACTTTTCTTCCCAAAGCTTGAGCTTGTTGTAGCCAGTAAATTCCAAACTGTTGATAAACTTCTTGTTCTTCGGGAAGCGGAGGAGGGTTATCTCCATCCCAATTGCCTGCAATCCCATGCCCAGGAAGCAAAGGAATCAAGACGTTGTAGCCTGCCTTAAAGAAAGCTTCTCCTATCGGCACAAACTGTTCTGGAGTGGCAGTAAACCCATGAAAGAACAGACACACCTTGTCCGTAGGATTAGAGTAAAGAAAAAACCGAGAGCCGCGGGTTTCATCCATCAGCGGTAGCGCATCTTCACGGGCTTTCGTCTCTCGCACCAATGCTGCGGTAAAGGTGGAATAGTTAAACATTGTTATCTAAATCGTTTTTGCATGGGAAGCCCGAATTCAATGCGGCGCAGCACATCTATATCTATTTAGATTAACAGCCACCAGAACTCAGTGAATCCTTCATAAGGATATTCAAAAATGAAGTCATGTCTCAAGTGCGCGTTTTCTGAGTTAACCGAATCAGTCCAATCAGCCACCTGAACAGCGGTAGGGTGCGGGGTAAGGGTTGAGGCGTGGGGAATGCAAAAGAACCAAAGCTGCTTTCAGATGAGATGCGGACTAACTTCTGCTGTAAAAGATTGAGTGCCAAGTCGATTTCCTGGGCACAGTGGCGATATCTGGATAAAGATTTGCCAACGGGATCGCGAATATCTAAGGAATTTTGTTCCCCGACAAATTCTTTGAGCGTGAAAGTCTTGTCGCTCGTCTCAGGATACATCGCGATCGCAATATATTTATGAAACTTTGTCATCGTCAGCACTAAATCTGCCCATTCGACGAGTTCTGGCTTTAACCCTTGCGGTTCGCAGTCATATTGAATTCCGTACTCTGCCAATACCGTTAGAGTATGGGGCGAAACGGGTATCCCCTTAAATTTATAAAGTCCAGCTGAACGCACCTCAGTTTGGGCTAAGATTTCCTGCCTTTGCCTCAGTTCCCGAATCTTTTTCTGAAATAGCGCTTGTGCCATCGGGCTGCGACAGGTGTTGCCAGTACAAACAAATAGAACTCGCATACCAGAAGTGAGTGAAGCAATGATTTATTTTGCTACGCTACGACTGATGGTAAACCCTTTCACTTTTTAAAATGTCATTCGGCTGATTTTTACAGACGAATGGGTGGCACCCGCAGCTACAATTTTTGATTTAACAAACATCTACGTATTTAGTCACTTTCCGCTTCTATCTAAAGGAATATAATGTCACTTTTAGCCAAACAAAAGCCGCTCATTGCGGAGCGGCTTTTGTTTAGGTAAAATTAGCAAAAATTAGCTATTTTTAAAGTTAGATTCCACTTTGAATAACCATCAGGACGGTAACACTGACGCTCATCAATACTAAAAGAATTGCTAGAGAAACTGATTGACCCAGATGTGGCGCTTGTGAAACTTTCATGTGGTTTTCTTTTAATTTCTGAATTGTATTAAATGAAGAATACCAGCAACCTTAAGGGATCAATGAGAAAAGCACAAGTTTCTTTAATAAACGCAACAGTTCTTAAGAATCGCCAGTGCGATCGCTCTTAAAGACAAGCACAGATATAGATAAAAAAACACGTAAGGGAACGGGCTAAGCCCGTTCCCCTAAACGTTTTGAGAGCGAGGACAGTTATCGAGTCAAACCGTGTTCAAGGGCATAGCGCACTAACTCAGTGCGGCTATTGGTTCCTGTCTTGCTAAACAAGCGGCTGACATACTTCTCAACGTTGCGGACACTGGTTTCCAAGCGTCGGGCAATTTCTTTATTCATCAATCCTTCCGCAACCAAGTCTAAAACACTCTGCTCTCGTGGCGTTAAGTCTATGCGGATATGGGAAGGCGACTGGGGGATTCGATTTGTATCTTCTAACATCCCCCGGATGGCAGCAATTTGTTGCTTGATGTCCTCAATATCGTTACCGCCAGTGGTGTTCGTTGGGGTAGTGCGACGTTCCAGTAAGTTTTTGACAATTGCCTCCAATTCCTCTGGATCAAAGGGCTTCGGGAGATACGCATCGCAACCCGCTTGA
It includes:
- a CDS encoding low molecular weight protein arginine phosphatase; this encodes MRVLFVCTGNTCRSPMAQALFQKKIRELRQRQEILAQTEVRSAGLYKFKGIPVSPHTLTVLAEYGIQYDCEPQGLKPELVEWADLVLTMTKFHKYIAIAMYPETSDKTFTLKEFVGEQNSLDIRDPVGKSLSRYRHCAQEIDLALNLLQQKLVRISSESSFGSFAFPTPQPLPRTLPLFRWLIGLIRLTQKTRT
- a CDS encoding transposase is translated as MQQAAQDQHIELKYLDESGFCLWSPVGYSYSRIGEQKCLEQTQQRYGSRISILGLWQPDERFEYALVQGGFKSASYISVIDWVAATANETLKRTGRLTVIVQDNGPIHTSKLVREQWARWQEQGLFIFFLPAYCSQMNPIEGQWHQLKAHEISGRMFDNEYDLALAVMDGMQSRSEQGGVVMNSNGRLVLKRHQPLQTAQ
- a CDS encoding transposase family protein, producing the protein MNLIEDLQKIPDYRHIRGRRHELWLVLLLMLLGAMSGYWGYRPLEDFTVVHRQRLIQLFSLEDTIKFPSYSTFRRVLKTLDFHPLTNLFNTWAVIFVPPNSGERLAIDGKSIRCTLTDYAELSS
- a CDS encoding alpha/beta fold hydrolase — protein: MFNYSTFTAALVRETKAREDALPLMDETRGSRFFLYSNPTDKVCLFFHGFTATPEQFVPIGEAFFKAGYNVLIPLLPGHGIAGNWDGDNPPPLPEEQEVYQQFGIYWLQQAQALGRKVVVGGLSGGSTLAAWLSLERAVQIYRALLFAPYLSGSHKVVDLFVRVFNIYFEWKTAPGVAHFGYDGFLMPSLRLFLDMGKDIFERAETSYAAPMLIVSSESDRAVGDEEHKALFKALLPQQPKCWYHRFDQTLNIQHNMMTEAEGNHYADLVIAVAKAYVESDLTWGEVEEMRDRLQQGDSFHRVVNQLHLSQRVSPDLSRIMPLLALD
- a CDS encoding response regulator transcription factor; amino-acid sequence: MTGKLLLVDDEPGLREAVKEYLQDSGFTVQVASNAGDAWQMLQKNQPDLVISDVMMPKVDGYQFLKQLREDPRFKNLPVVFLTARGMTSDRIQGYQAGCDAYLPKPFDPEELEAIVKNLLERRTTPTNTTGGNDIEDIKQQIAAIRGMLEDTNRIPQSPSHIRIDLTPREQSVLDLVAEGLMNKEIARRLETSVRNVEKYVSRLFSKTGTNSRTELVRYALEHGLTR